The region GGTCGACGTGCGCCCCGCGCGGGTCCCGGGTGCGGTCCCCGATCCACGGCCAGTGGGTGGACGACAGGAAGAGTCGGCCGTCCGGCGCCCGGCGCAGCAGGGGGGCCTCGTAGTCGAGGAGGAGGGCCTCGTGCGCCGTCCACACCGGTGCCGCCGGCCGCGGGCGGCCCGTCCCCGGGGACCAGCCCAGGTGCCCCATCAGGGTGCGGGCGGCGTCGTACCCCGCCAGCAGGCGCGTCGGGTCCGGGGCGCGCAGCTCCGCCACGGGCTCGGGCGCGTTGACCAGGTGTCCCCGGTATACGGGCAGGAGCAGGCCGCCCACCCGCTCGAAGGGTTCGGAGCGCGGTTTGGCGAACTGGCCCGCGATGCGCGCCAGCCGGACGACCGGCCTGCCGGTGTTCTCCTCCACCACGTCCGCCAGGGCCCCGACCAGTGCCGTCTTGGCCGCGGCGTCGGGGGCCGTGCACTCGGCGGGGTCCTCGGCGCAGTCGCCGGCCACCACCATGAGGTCCTCGCCCGCCGCGACCCGCGCGAGGCGGGCGCGCAGCCGGTCGGCGTCCTCGACGCGGACCAGCGGCGGACGCCCGGCGAGTATCCGCCGGGCGGTCGGCAGCCGGGGGTCCGCGGACCAGTCGGGCTGCTGCGGGGCGGAGGGGACGGGAGGATCCTGCTGCGGGGTGTACACGGAGCGCTCCACGTGGCGGGGACGGGGGTCTGCCGGGCCGGGGGGCGGGTGTTCGCTTCTCACGGTCGGTGCGGTGCCCCCGCGTTCCCGGCCAGTTCGGCGA is a window of Nocardiopsis changdeensis DNA encoding:
- a CDS encoding 3-deoxy-7-phosphoheptulonate synthase — its product is MYTPQQDPPVPSAPQQPDWSADPRLPTARRILAGRPPLVRVEDADRLRARLARVAAGEDLMVVAGDCAEDPAECTAPDAAAKTALVGALADVVEENTGRPVVRLARIAGQFAKPRSEPFERVGGLLLPVYRGHLVNAPEPVAELRAPDPTRLLAGYDAARTLMGHLGWSPGTGRPRPAAPVWTAHEALLLDYEAPLLRRAPDGRLFLSSTHWPWIGDRTRDPRGAHVDLLARVANPVACKVGPSADPGELLRVCERLDPDRTPGRLTLIARMGADAVGSLLPPLVAAVRGAGHPVIWMSDPMHGNTVKTPSGLKTRYLEAIVREVRGFGAAVRSAGGTAGGLHLETTPDAVTECVPDRRHDERVADKYTSLCDPRLNPDQAVAVASAWSAR